One window of the Triticum dicoccoides isolate Atlit2015 ecotype Zavitan chromosome 3B, WEW_v2.0, whole genome shotgun sequence genome contains the following:
- the LOC119277112 gene encoding DExH-box ATP-dependent RNA helicase DExH6-like, with product MARISVHPNLSLYHRPLLPQIAPPPRCPRRFPPGPPQQHTKGKATAAGSRQRGTRTGRRAAPNAAAAAPPPPPLRDDGMGRKGPKGAKNAAALTKAALAAMSEETTVRITTLLEDFRASDAQVHTFEPSLTNQERAAVHAMCKKMGMISKSKGYGERRCLSVYKTKNTQGAVKEEGPSKLGFSEEARQILLDLFTHYPPDDAELNGDAVKNPGDKAAKILWKTDTAFSRPAMQKHDIAKKVKMLTSKLNDTRQLRKIGEGRSKLPIASFKDHISSTLENHQVVLISGETGCGKTTQVPQYILDHVWGKGESCKIICTQPRRISAMSVAERISVERGETVGDTVGYKIRLESKGGKNSSIMFCTNGVLLRVLIGRVTNISKRQRAADDVIMGITHIIVDEIHERDRFSDFMLAILRDLLPMYPHLHLVLMSATIDAERFSQYFNGCPVIQVPGHTYPVKTFYLEDVLSILQSVGDNHLNPETNDLGLDSVLTDDYKSSMDEAISIALVSDEFDPLIELISIEQNPEIFNYQHSETGVTPLMVFARKGQLGDVCMLLSFGVDCSARDHDGKSALDWAQQENQVEAYEVIKKHMDCSPAKLPEENEQLKKYLATINPEHIDTVLIERLLRKICTDSNEGAILVFLPGWEDINQTRERLLASSFRDSSKFLVLSLHSMIPSSEQKKVFKRAPAGVRKIILSTNIAETAVTIDDVVFVIDSGRMKEKSYDPYNNVSTLHTSWVSRANARQREGRAGRCQPGTCYHLYSRFRAASLPEFQIPEIKRMPIEELCLQVKLLDPNSKIADFLKKTLDPPVTETVKNAITVLQDLGALTQNEQLTDLGEKLGSLPVHPSTSKMLLFGILMNCLDPALTLACAADYRDPFVLPMAPDERKRAAAAKVELASLYGGYSDQLAVVAAFDCWTCAKVKGQEALFCSKYFVASNTMNMLSSMRKQLHSELTQRGFLPADTSACSLNAKVPGIISAVLVAGAYPMVGRLLPPRKNARRAVLETASGAKVRLHPHSSNFNLSFNKSSGNPLMVFDEITRGDGGMYVKNCSVIGSYPLLLLATEIAVAPPDDVSDEDDEGSSGDEAGKSTLGQQKEEIMSSPDNTVSVVVDRWLRFDATALDVAQIYCLRERLASAILFKVKHPQDVLPPALGATMYAIACILSYDGLPGNLATRHGSGQSSTDASGSAEGRKVGFIPPGGFLMSLLSDVPPNAPHHQKSSNHPGGGSGHIRSSRAPAGRFNQSQQHPGRNSSGPGSSASQSFKRQRDAAR from the exons TGCACACATTCGAACCTAGTCTTACCAATCAAGAGCGGGCAGCGGTCCATGCTATGTGTAAAAAGATGGGCATGATATCAAAGAGTAAAGG GTATGGGGAACGACGATGCCTTTCTGTTTACAAAACAAAAAACACGCAGGGGGCTGTTAAAGAAGAAGGCCCTAGCAAACTTGGATTTTCCgaagaagcaagacagattttgctAGATCTGTTTACACACTATCCTCCTGATGATGCTGAATTGAATGGTGACGCTGTCAAGAATCCTGGCGATAAGGCTGCTAAAATTCTATGGAAGACAGATACGGCCTTTTCCAGGCCAGCTATGCAGAAACATGATATAGCAAAGAAGGTCAAGATGCTTACGTCTAAATTAAATGATACCAGACAGTTGAGGAAG ATCGGTGAAGGCAGATCCAAACTTCCTATTGCATCATTCAAAGATCACATTTCTTCTACCCTAGAAAATCACCAG GTGGTTCTTATTTCTGGAGAAACAGGCTGCGGTAAAACTACCCAG GTTCCACAATATATCTTAGATCATGTGTGGGGCAAGGGTGAATCATGTAAGATCATTTGTACTCAACCTCGGCGGATATCAGCTATGTCAG TTGCTGAACGAATCTCTGTTGAAAGAGGAGAGACTGTTGGTGACACAGTTGGGTACAAG ATACGTTTGGAGTCGAAGGGAGGGAAGAATTCGTCAATCATGTTCTGCACAAATGGTGTTCTCTTGAGGGTGTTGATAGGCAGAGTAACTAACATTTCAAAGAGGCAACGCGCGGCTGATGATGTAATTATGGGGATAACACACATTATTGTG GATGAAATCCATGAAAGGGATAGGTTTTCCGATTTCATGCTGGCTATCTTGAG AGATTTGCTGCCGATGTATCCTCATCTTCATTTG GTGCTCATGAGTGCAACGATTGATGCTGAGCGGTTTTCACAATATTTCAATGGATGCCCGGTTATTCAAGTCCCAGGCCATACCTATCCG GTCAAAACTTTCTATTTGGAGGATGTGCTTTCTATTCTGCAATCTGTAGGTGATAATCATCTTAATCCTGAAACAAATGATCTGGGACTTGACAGTGTGCTAACCGATGATTACAAAAGCTCAATGGATGAAGCAATTAGCATAGCTTTagtcagtgatgaatttgatcctCTCATTGAGCTTATTTCTATAGAGCAGAACCCAGAAATCTTCAACTACCAACATTCAGAGACTGGTGTGACACCTTTGATGGTTTTTGCCAGGAAGGGTCAGCTTGGGGATGTCTGTATGCTTCTATCATTTGGTGTGGATTGTTCTGCACGGGATCATGATGGAAAATCTGCATTAGATTGGGCACAGCAAGAGAATCAGGTAGAGGCTTATGAAGTTATTAAGAAACATATGGATTGTAGTCCTGcaaaattacctgaagaaaacgagcAGCTTAAGAAATACTTGGCAACTATCAACCCAGAACACATTGATACTGTGCTGATAGAACGCTTGCTTAGAAAAATATGTACTGACTCCAATGAAGGAGCTATCTTAGTCTTCCTTCCTGGTTGGGAAGATATAAATCAAACACGGGAGAGGTTACTTGCTTCTTCCTTTCGGGATTCTTCAAAATTTCTTGTACTGTCACTTCATTCCATGATCCCATCTTCAGAGCAGAAAAAGGTTTTCAAACGTGCACCAGCAGGGGTTCGTAAAATTATTCTCTCAACCAACATAGCGGAGACTGCAGTAACAattgatgatgttgtatttgttaTAGATAGTGGGAGGATGAAAGAGAAAAGCTATGATCCATACAATAATGTGTCTACACTTCATACTTCTTGGGTATCTCGAGCTAATGCAAGACAGCGTGAAGGACGTGCCGGTCGTTGTCAGCCAGGAACTTGCTATCATCTTTACTCTAGATTTCGAGCAGCCTCATTGCCAGAATTCCAAATTCCTGAAATTAAGAGGATGCCTATTGAAGAGCTGTGTTTGCAG GTCAAACTGCTTGATCCAAACTCTAAAATAGCAGACTTCTTAAAGAAGACCTTGGATCCTCCAGTTACAGAGACTGTAAAAAATGCTATTACTGTGCTTCAGGATCTTGGTGCTTTAACTCAAAATGAACAATTGACAGATTTGGGTGAAAAGTTAGGTTCTCTCCCGGTCCATCCATCCACAAGCAAGATGCTCCTGTTTGGTATATTGATGAACTGCCTTGATCCTGCATTGACATTGGCATGTGCAGCAGACTATAGAGATCCTTTCGTCCTTCCTATGGCTCCGGATGAGAGAAAAAGGGCTGCTGCAGCCAAGGTTGAGCTTGCTTCATTATATGGTGGATATAGTGACCAGCTTGCTGTTGTAGCAGCATTTGATTGTTGGACGTGTGCCAAAGTGAAAGGACAAGAAGCTTTGTTTTGTTCAAAGTACTTCGTAGCTTCAAACACCATGAATATGTTGTCTAGTATGAGGAAACAACTTCACAGTGAACTAACTCAAAGAGGATTTCTTCCTGCTGATACATCTGCCTGCAGCTTGAATGCTAAAGTTCCAG GTATCATTAGTGCTGTCCTTGTGGCTGGCGCTTACCCAATGGTAGGAAGATTGCTCCCTCCTCGCAAAAATGCTAGAAGGGCAGTTTTGGAAACAGCAAGTGGTGCCAAAGTTCGATTACACCCGCATTCTTCCAACTTTAACTTGTCATTTAATAAATCGTCTGGGAATCCACTAATGGTATTTGATGAAATCACTCGAGGTGATGGCGGAATGTATGTAAAGAACTGTTCAGTTATTGGATCATATCCTTTACTTCTGCTTGCTACAGAAATAGCTGTTGCTCCACCTGATGATGTAAGTGATGAGGATGATGAAGGTTCCAGTGGGGATGAAGCGGGAAAAAGCACTCTGGGACAACAAAAGGAAGAGATTATGTCTTCTCCCGACAACACTGTTTCAGTTGTTGTTGATCGGTGGCTCCGATTTGATGCTACTGCTCTGGATGTTGCTCAAATATACTGCCTACGAGAACGCCTAGCATCTGCTATTCTTTTCAAA GTGAAACATCCACAGGATGTTCTCCCGCCTGCTCTTGGAGCAACGATGTATGCGATTGCTTGTATCCTATCGTATGATGGCTTGCCTGGTAATTTGGCAACAAGACATGGTTCAGGTCAGAGCTCAACAGATGCTAGCGGATCAGCTGAGGGAAGGAAAGTTGGTTTTATTCCGCCTGGCGGTTTCCTCATGTCATTGCTATCGGACGTACCGCCCAATGCACCTCATCATCAGAAGTCATCTAATCATCCAGGGGGTGGTTCAGGGCATATTAGGTCATCAAGGGCCCCGGCTGGTAGATTTAATCAGTCGCAGCAGCATCCTGGCCGCAACAGCTCTGGACCAGGGAGTTCAGCATCACAATCTTTCAAAAGACAGCGGGACGCTGCACGGTGA